A region of the Sphingobium sp. HWE2-09 genome:
TGCCCGACGAGAGCGTCGAAACGATCGTCATCGACAATGCATCTGCCGACGGCAGCGCCGCGATGGTCCGCACTCAATTTCCCTGGGTCCGGCTGATCGAAAGCGGCGCCAACCACGGCTTCGCCAAAGGATGTCAGATCGGTTATGAATTGACCGACGCGCCCTTCGTCATGCTGCTCAATCCCGATACGGTGGTCGATCCCGATGCCATCGCCTCCTTGCTCGCGCAGATCGAAGGCGACCCCCGCATCGGCATCCTCGGCTCCCGCCTGCGCAATAGCGACGGCAGTTTCCAGCGCGCATCGGGCGGCGCTTTCCCCACGCTCACCAACCTCGCCTGGAACTATCTGTTCCTGGGCGCCATCCTCCCGCGCCACTGGGCGCCGCCTGCCGTCTATCTGGCCGACGATCCGCCCGGCGTCCGCCCAATCGACTGGGTATCGGGCGCCTCGCTCACCTTCCGCCGCGCCGCCGTCGGCCCCACCATCTTCCACCCCGCCTATTTCATGTTCGGCGAGGATATGGAGCTATGCCATCGCGTCGCGCAGGCTGGCTGGCGCATCCGCTATTCCGCGCGCCAGAGCATCACCCATCATCATGGCGCCAGCTTCGCGCGCCAATCCTCGATGGAAGTGCTGGCCAGCGTCTATAAGGGGCCACGCGTCTTCTTCCGTCAGGGGCGCGGCCCCATCGCGCGGATCGCCTACGACGCCATCCTCTTCACCGGCTACGCCAGCCGCTGGCTGCTCTTCAGCCTGCTCGGTCGGCTGCGCCCCGACCGCGACTATCGCGCGATGGCGCGGTTCAGCCGCCGCTATCTGGGCGTGATGGCGGCCACCATCTTCACGCGCACATCCACCATGCAGGGACAGGAGCAACAGTCATGAACAGGGGCATCAAACGGATATTGGTGACCGGCGGCGCCGGATTCCTCGGATCGCATCTGTGCGACCGTCTGGTGGCGCAGGGGCATGACGTGCTGTGCGTCGACAATCTCTTCACCGGGTCGAAAAGCAATCTGACGCAACTTTTGGGGCGGCCCAATTTCGAATAT
Encoded here:
- a CDS encoding glycosyltransferase family 2 protein, which translates into the protein MSQPTLAILIVNWNVRDLLRDCLAAIAASTGLPDESVETIVIDNASADGSAAMVRTQFPWVRLIESGANHGFAKGCQIGYELTDAPFVMLLNPDTVVDPDAIASLLAQIEGDPRIGILGSRLRNSDGSFQRASGGAFPTLTNLAWNYLFLGAILPRHWAPPAVYLADDPPGVRPIDWVSGASLTFRRAAVGPTIFHPAYFMFGEDMELCHRVAQAGWRIRYSARQSITHHHGASFARQSSMEVLASVYKGPRVFFRQGRGPIARIAYDAILFTGYASRWLLFSLLGRLRPDRDYRAMARFSRRYLGVMAATIFTRTSTMQGQEQQS